A genomic window from Pecten maximus chromosome 2, xPecMax1.1, whole genome shotgun sequence includes:
- the LOC117342376 gene encoding uncharacterized protein LOC117342376 — MASNSSACAKNTGNDSIGCAAFTTALTQRAAFTTALTQQAAFTTALTHQSAFTTALTHQSAFTTALTQQAVFTTSLTQQAAFTTALIQQSAFTTALTQRAVSTTALTQGVVSTTALTQQASFTTSLTQQSAFTTALTHQSAFTTALTHQSAFTTALTQQAVFTTSLTQQSAFTTALTHQSAFTTALTQQAVFTTSLTQQSAFTTALTHQSAFTTALTHQSAFTTSLTQQSAFTTALTQQSAFTTALTQQSAITTALTQQLAFTTALTQQSAFTTALTQQSAFTTALTQQSAFTTSLTQRAVFTTALTQQSAFTTALTQRAVFTTALTQQSAFTTALTQQAAFTTALTHQSAFTTALTQQSAFTTALTQQSAFTTALTQ; from the exons ATGGCATCCAACAGCAGTGCATGTGCGAAGAACACGGGAAACGACAGCATAGGCTGT GCAGCATTtaccacagcgttaacacaaCGGGCAGCATTtaccacagcgttaacacaaCAGGCAGCATTtaccacagcgttaacacaTCAGTCAGCATTtaccacagcgttaacacaTCAGTCAGCATTtaccacagcgttaacacaaCAGGCGGTATTTACCACATCGTTAACACAACAGGCAGCATTTACCACAGCGTTAATTCAACAGTCAGCATTtaccacagcgttaacacaaCGGGCGGTATCtaccacagcgttaacacaaGGGGTGGTATCtaccacagcgttaacacaaCAGGCATCATTTACCACATCGTTAACACAACAGTCAGCATTtaccacagcgttaacacaTCAGTCAGCATTtaccacagcgttaacacaTCAGTCAGCATTtaccacagcgttaacacaaCAGGCGGTATTTACCACATCGTTAACACAACAGTCAGCATTtaccacagcgttaacacaTCAGTCAGCATTtaccacagcgttaacacaaCAGGCGGTATTTACCACATCGTTAACACAACAGTCAGCATTtaccacagcgttaacacaTCAGTCAGCATTtaccacagcgttaacacaTCAGTCAGCATTTACCACATCGTTAACACAACAGTCAGCATTtaccacagcgttaacacaaCAGTCAGCATTtaccacagcgttaacacaaCAGTCAGCAATtaccacagcgttaacacaaCAGTTAGCATTTACCACAGCGTTAACTCAACAGTCAGCATTtaccacagcgttaacacaaCAGTCAGCATTTACCACAGCGTTAACTCAACAGTCAGCATTTACCACATCGTTAACTCAACGGGCGGTATTTACCACAGCGTTAACTCAACAGTCAGCATTTACCACAGCGTTAACTCAACGGGCGGTATTTACCACAGCGTTAACTCAACAGTCAGCATTtaccacagcgttaacacaaCAGGCAGCATTtaccacagcgttaacacaTCAGTCAGCATTTACCACAGCGTTAACTCAACAGTCAGCATTTACCACAGCGTTAACTCAACAGTCAGCATTtaccacagcgttaacacaaTAG